One genomic window of Tribolium castaneum strain GA2 chromosome 10, icTriCast1.1, whole genome shotgun sequence includes the following:
- the LOC662640 gene encoding LOW QUALITY PROTEIN: facilitated trehalose transporter Tret1-2 homolog (The sequence of the model RefSeq protein was modified relative to this genomic sequence to represent the inferred CDS: inserted 2 bases in 1 codon) yields the protein MVVSNTQPNSLLNLCSCTTQQNTCDHHLVNSFDKTLSMESQRTMEPTEDENQDYEGSDDGSDVVKFKKLWSFGFFKNSLFRQIWVTVAVSWLSRATGYIGGYTSPAGISLKEDLQITEMQFSWISGFMPLAALFGSFLGGFLIDRCGRRLTLLISDILFLVSWILNFFAQEYWHLYISRSISGCGVGIASLTLPIYLGEILQPKYRGMLGLLPTTFGNIGILICFSMGIVFEWKGIAGIGALLTVSFLLAYWFIPETPHWYFMKKRPIMSSKALAWLQGNSEQDAFKKEAEELLTLKETSNEEENNLTDLFRKPYLTPLLIVLGLMFCQQFSGINVVIYYSTQIFDDTGSHLDPTIQTIIVGAVNFASTFIAAIFIDKLGRKVLLYISSVAMIMSLAVLGTYFYLMTVQKMDLSDYSWIPLANFIVYVLGFSFGFGPVPWLMMGEILPVKVRGPAASLATGFNWTCTFIVTTTFPLFKDVVGEHGAFWLFCAVCVVGLAFTILFVPETKGYSLXKILKEFCEVKKCEEEVV from the exons at GGTTGTAAGTAATACTCAACCTAATTCACTCCTAAACCTGTGTTCATGCACAACACAACAAAAC ACTTGTGATCATCACCTAGTTAATTCATTTGATAAAACCTTAAGTATGGAATCTCAACGTACGATGGAACCTACGGAAGACGAAAATCAAGACTACGAAGGTTCAGACGACGGGTCTGACGTTgtcaaatttaaaaagctTTGGTCTTttggatttttcaaaaattcgttGTTTCGGCAA ATTTGGGTGACTGTTGCCGTTTCATGGTTGTCCAGAGCAACTGGATACATAGGAGGTTACACTTCTCCAGCCGGTATCTCTCTTAAGGAGGATTTGCAAATAACAGAAATGCAG TTTTCGTGGATTTCTGGATTCATGCCTTTGGCTGCTCTTTTTGGGAGTTTCTTGGGTGGTTTCTTAATCGATCGTTGTGGGAGACGCTTGACCCTTTTGATCAGCGACATTCTTTTTTTGGTCAGTTGGATCTTAAACTTCTTCGCTCAAGAATATTGGCATTTGTACATAAGTAGAAGTATCTCGGGCTGCGGCGTTGGAATCGCCTCTCTGACGCTTCCCATTTACTTGGGCGAAATACTGCAGCCTAAATATCGGGGAATGTTGGGTCTTCTACCCACTACTTTTGGCAACATTGGGATTCTAATATGTTTTTCGATGGGAATTGTCTTCGAATGGAAGGGAATCGCGGGAATTGGGGCGTTGCTAACAGTGTCATTTTTACTCGCTTATTGGTTTATACCAGAAACGCCCCATTGGTATTTCATGAAGAAAAGACCCATCATGTCAAGCAAGGCTCTCGCATGGTTGCAGGGAAATAGCGAGCAAGATGCCTTTAAAAAAGAGGCCGAAGAATTGCTCACATTGAAAGAAACGTCGAATGAGGAAGAAAACAACCTAACAGATTTATTCAGAAAACCGTACTTGACCCCTCTGCTCATTGTTCTCGGGCTGATGTTTTGTCAGCAATTCAGCGGAATTAACGTCGTTATTTACTACTCAACGCAGATTTTTGACGACACTGGGTCTCATCTCGATCCGACCATTCAAACAATTATCGTGGGAGCCGTCAACTTTGCATCAACATTTATCGCAGCCATTTTTATTGATAAGCTTGGAAGGAAAGTCCTGTTGTACATATCCAGCGTTGCGATGATTATGAGTTTGGCCGTTTTGGGGACTTATTTTTACCTAATGACTGTGCAAAAAATGGACCTTTCGGACTACAGTTGGATTCCACTTGCCAATTTCATCGTTTACGTCTTGGGGTTCTCTTTTGGTTTCGGTCCAGTTCCGTGGTTGATGATGGGCGAAATTTTGCCCGTGAAAGTTCGAGGGCCTGCAGCTTCTCTAGCAACGGGATTTAACTGGACTTGCACGTTTATTGTAACGACGACTTTTCCACTGTTCAAGGACGTGGTTGGAGAACATGGAGCTTTCTGGCTGTTTTGTGCCGTCTGTGTAGTAGGACTTGCCTTTACGATACTATTTGTGCCAGAAACGAAGGGATACAGTTT GAAGATATTGAAAGAATTTTGCGAGGTGAAGAAGTGCGAAGAAGAAGTAGTATGA
- the LOC103313003 gene encoding uncharacterized protein LOC103313003 isoform X3 — translation MDNEEERPADVEGLAVVEGPVDIEGPVDVEGPADAEGPAHVEGPAHVEGPADVEGPADAEGPAHVEGPADVEGPADAEGPAHVEGPANVEGPADVGLEEPPMLDLAAAFENLKIEGSFLSSPLEESVALMTEEVASSTSATDCKVVSKAEETGSVTDMTESKTTSDESFKTAGDMVEETTTSSEVEETSNTAKAEDVVPGSDPSIRVGNVIEEATTSELNTTLTEGAEIVAKTDSSIRVGSMIEEATTSGGDIKTEEMVPILPSNSGVSVVAQATASTANMGDFEDTEKMVSNTGRSKSADSMVVEATDSTANIAELDEMLSAILPSRSIDSMVVQTTASTANVSDLRDFLHRSREHANASTQKFLAVPPSPGISDYDLYQHLLKSSPTTSNQQLPSYQKYLVKKLEVNSLRKKIAYITMELLQKEAELIKIRPDYVITQPIKIKTELKENGSGNNELDEAYKKIANLSDENKKYVNDLKELQNKCESTLNNFSLLKESHSKLENELQLVKEDNVKLSESLRQYDEVMNELCKKNKTMREMYDKEFEKRTRLEAEIKNLTLEGFNGANEMAENRFKAKIQEVTNQNSQLKEILKVLRSQLNIEHDKENKAAAAN, via the exons ATGGATAACGAGGAAGAAAGGCCTGCTGATGTCGAAGGGCTTGCTGTTGTCGAAGGACCTGTTGATATCGAAGGACCTGTTGATGTCGAAGGGCCTGCTGATGCCGAAGGACCTGCTCATGTCGAAGGGCCTGCTCATGTCGAAGGGCCTGCTGATGTCGAAGGGCCTGCTGATGCCGAAGGACCTGCTCATGTCGAAGGGCCTGCTGATGTCGAAGGGCCTGCTGATGCCGAAGGACCTGCTCATGTCGAAGGGCCTGCTAATGTTGAAGGGCCTGCTGATGTCGGCCTTGAAGAGCCTCCG ATGCTTGATTTGGCGGCTGCCTTCGAGAACCTGAAGATTGAAGGGAGTTTCCTAAGCAGTCCACTTGAA GAGTCTGTAGCTTTGATGACCGAAGAAGTGGCCTCTTCTACATCTGCTACCGACTGTAAAGTTGTTTCTAAAGCAGAAGAGACGGGAAGTGTTACAGATATGACAGAATCCAAGACCACGTCAGATGAATCTTTTAAAACTGCTGGTGATATGGTGGAGGAAACAACTACGTCAAGTGAAGTAGAGGAAACGTCGAATACTGCTAAAGCGGAAGACGTGGTACCTGGTTCTGACCCTTCTATAAGAGTTGGTAATGTGATAGAGGAAGCAACTACTTCAGAGTTGAATACAACTTTAACTGAAGGAGCGGAGATTGTAGCAAAAACTGATTCTTCTATAAGAGTTGGTAGTATGATAGAGGAAGCAACTACGTCAGGAGGTGATATCAAAACAGAAGAGATGGTACCTATTCTCCCGTCGAATAGTGGTGTTAGCGTGGTAGCTCAAGCGACTGCCTCAACAGCGAATATGGGCGATTTCGAAGATACGGAAAAAATGGTGTCCAATACTGGGCGGTCGAAAAGTGCTGATAGTATGGTGGTCGAAGCCACTGACTCAACTGCAAATATTGCAGAACTAGATGAAATGTTATCCGCAATTCTTCCGTCTAGGAGTATTGATAGCATGGTGGTGCAAACAACTGCCTCAACAGCGAATGTTAGCGATCTCAGAGACTTTCTCCATCGAAGCAGAGAACATGCCAATGCTTCCACACAG aaatttttagcAGTGCCTCCGTCACCGGGAATTTCGGATTATGATCTCTATCAACATTTGTTAAAATCG TCTCCAACAACATCAAACCAACAGTTGCCtagttatcaaaaatatttggtcaaGAAACTAGAAGTTAATTCTTTgcgcaaaaaaattgcttatatAACTATGGAACTTCTTCAAAAAGAAGCagaattgattaaaataagaCCAGACTATGTCATAACACAACCCATAAAAATAAAGACTGAATTGAAGGAGAATGGAAGTGGTAACAATGAATTAGATGAagcctacaaaaaaattgcaaacttgtcagacgaaaacaaaaaatacgtaaatgATTTGAAAGAgcttcaaaataaatgtgaGTCAACCTTGAACAATTTCTCATTACTCAAAGAAAGTCACTCGAAACTTGAAAACGAACTTCAATTGGTGAAAGAGGATAATGTGAAATTAAG cGAAAGTTTGCGTCAATATGATGAAGTTATGAACGagctttgtaaaaaaaataaaacaatgcgAGAGATGTATGACAAGGAATTTGAGAAGAGAACTAGGCTTGAAGCAGAAATAAAGAATCTAACACTAGA GGGATTTAACGGGGCGAATGAAATGGCAGAAAATAGATTTAAGGCGAAAATACAAGAAGTCACTAATCAAAACAGTCAGTTGAAGGAGATACTTAAAGTGTTACGTTCTCAACTAAACATTGA GCACGATAAGGAAAATAAGGCAGCAGCGGCTAATTAG
- the Xpac gene encoding DNA repair protein complementing XP-A cells homolog, with amino-acid sequence MIESNENLSESSQSRIERNRQKALAIRQAKLVSHPNAKSTAVSIDKTTIKIGSTRYKDTGGGFLLEEEPEKDLPTDSEATAEPPVVEDDRPNCVKCQKPIATSWLFDNFLYKCCDSCKDPEEHKLITKTEALKTYLLKDIDLEKREPPLKFITKKNPHHVRWGEMKLYLQLQVEERALEIWGSKEAMEEERLRREDKRVILKAKRYQKELKELRMSMRSSLYDRTSAAAHVHEFGPETYNEEEDTYSRSCLTCSYVETFEKM; translated from the exons atgattgaaagtaatgaaaatttatcagAATCATCTCAAAGCCGAATTGAGCGAAACCGCCAAAAGGCATTAGCAATCAGACAAGCTAAGTTGGTATCTCACCCTAACGCAAAAAG taCTGCAGTCTCCATCGATAAAACTACAATCAAAATTGGCTCTACTCGATATAAAGATACAGGAGGTGgatttttattagaagaagaaccCGAAAAAGATCTACCCACT GATTCGGAGGCTACAGCTGAACCCCCGGTTGTGGAAGACGATAGACCTAATTGCGTAAAATGCCAGAAGCCAATTGCAACATCGTGGCTTTTCGacaattttctttataagtGTTGTGATTCTTGCAA AGATCCAGAGGAGCACAAACTCATTACGAAAACCGAAGCCttgaaaacatatttgttAAAGGACATTGATCTGGAAAAGCGGGAACCTCCTCTCAAATTTATCACCAAGAAGAATCCGCACCATGTTCGATGGGGCGAAATGAAACTGTATCTCCAGCTCCAG GTGGAAGAGCGGGCACTGGAAATTTGGGGCAGCAAGGAGGCAATGGAAGAGGAGCGTCTGCGACGTGAAGATAAACGTGTTATTTTGAAAGCAAAACGCTATCAGAAGGAACTGAAAGAATTGCGAATGTCAATGAGGAGCAGTTTATACGACAGGACATCAGCTGCTGCCCACGTCCATGAGTTTGGTCCTGAAACGTACAATGAGGAGGAAGATACCTACAGTCGTAGTTGTTTAACGTGTTCATATGtagaaacttttgaaaaaatgtaa
- the LOC103313003 gene encoding uncharacterized protein LOC103313003 isoform X1, translated as MINGFIQIKTCVNLLKALVFLCNLVVPVFDMEKQVTMDNEEERPADVEGLAVVEGPVDIEGPVDVEGPADAEGPAHVEGPAHVEGPADVEGPADAEGPAHVEGPADVEGPADAEGPAHVEGPANVEGPADVGLEEPPMLDLAAAFENLKIEGSFLSSPLEESVALMTEEVASSTSATDCKVVSKAEETGSVTDMTESKTTSDESFKTAGDMVEETTTSSEVEETSNTAKAEDVVPGSDPSIRVGNVIEEATTSELNTTLTEGAEIVAKTDSSIRVGSMIEEATTSGGDIKTEEMVPILPSNSGVSVVAQATASTANMGDFEDTEKMVSNTGRSKSADSMVVEATDSTANIAELDEMLSAILPSRSIDSMVVQTTASTANVSDLRDFLHRSREHANASTQKFLAVPPSPGISDYDLYQHLLKSSPTTSNQQLPSYQKYLVKKLEVNSLRKKIAYITMELLQKEAELIKIRPDYVITQPIKIKTELKENGSGNNELDEAYKKIANLSDENKKYVNDLKELQNKCESTLNNFSLLKESHSKLENELQLVKEDNVKLSESLRQYDEVMNELCKKNKTMREMYDKEFEKRTRLEAEIKNLTLEGFNGANEMAENRFKAKIQEVTNQNSQLKEILKVLRSQLNIEHDKENKAAAAN; from the exons ATGATCAACGGTTTCATTCAAATCAAAACCTGTGTAAACTTGTTAAAGGCTTTAGTTTTTCTGTGTAATTTAGTTGTGCCTGTTTTTGATATGGAGAAGCAAG TCACAATGGATAACGAGGAAGAAAGGCCTGCTGATGTCGAAGGGCTTGCTGTTGTCGAAGGACCTGTTGATATCGAAGGACCTGTTGATGTCGAAGGGCCTGCTGATGCCGAAGGACCTGCTCATGTCGAAGGGCCTGCTCATGTCGAAGGGCCTGCTGATGTCGAAGGGCCTGCTGATGCCGAAGGACCTGCTCATGTCGAAGGGCCTGCTGATGTCGAAGGGCCTGCTGATGCCGAAGGACCTGCTCATGTCGAAGGGCCTGCTAATGTTGAAGGGCCTGCTGATGTCGGCCTTGAAGAGCCTCCG ATGCTTGATTTGGCGGCTGCCTTCGAGAACCTGAAGATTGAAGGGAGTTTCCTAAGCAGTCCACTTGAA GAGTCTGTAGCTTTGATGACCGAAGAAGTGGCCTCTTCTACATCTGCTACCGACTGTAAAGTTGTTTCTAAAGCAGAAGAGACGGGAAGTGTTACAGATATGACAGAATCCAAGACCACGTCAGATGAATCTTTTAAAACTGCTGGTGATATGGTGGAGGAAACAACTACGTCAAGTGAAGTAGAGGAAACGTCGAATACTGCTAAAGCGGAAGACGTGGTACCTGGTTCTGACCCTTCTATAAGAGTTGGTAATGTGATAGAGGAAGCAACTACTTCAGAGTTGAATACAACTTTAACTGAAGGAGCGGAGATTGTAGCAAAAACTGATTCTTCTATAAGAGTTGGTAGTATGATAGAGGAAGCAACTACGTCAGGAGGTGATATCAAAACAGAAGAGATGGTACCTATTCTCCCGTCGAATAGTGGTGTTAGCGTGGTAGCTCAAGCGACTGCCTCAACAGCGAATATGGGCGATTTCGAAGATACGGAAAAAATGGTGTCCAATACTGGGCGGTCGAAAAGTGCTGATAGTATGGTGGTCGAAGCCACTGACTCAACTGCAAATATTGCAGAACTAGATGAAATGTTATCCGCAATTCTTCCGTCTAGGAGTATTGATAGCATGGTGGTGCAAACAACTGCCTCAACAGCGAATGTTAGCGATCTCAGAGACTTTCTCCATCGAAGCAGAGAACATGCCAATGCTTCCACACAG aaatttttagcAGTGCCTCCGTCACCGGGAATTTCGGATTATGATCTCTATCAACATTTGTTAAAATCG TCTCCAACAACATCAAACCAACAGTTGCCtagttatcaaaaatatttggtcaaGAAACTAGAAGTTAATTCTTTgcgcaaaaaaattgcttatatAACTATGGAACTTCTTCAAAAAGAAGCagaattgattaaaataagaCCAGACTATGTCATAACACAACCCATAAAAATAAAGACTGAATTGAAGGAGAATGGAAGTGGTAACAATGAATTAGATGAagcctacaaaaaaattgcaaacttgtcagacgaaaacaaaaaatacgtaaatgATTTGAAAGAgcttcaaaataaatgtgaGTCAACCTTGAACAATTTCTCATTACTCAAAGAAAGTCACTCGAAACTTGAAAACGAACTTCAATTGGTGAAAGAGGATAATGTGAAATTAAG cGAAAGTTTGCGTCAATATGATGAAGTTATGAACGagctttgtaaaaaaaataaaacaatgcgAGAGATGTATGACAAGGAATTTGAGAAGAGAACTAGGCTTGAAGCAGAAATAAAGAATCTAACACTAGA GGGATTTAACGGGGCGAATGAAATGGCAGAAAATAGATTTAAGGCGAAAATACAAGAAGTCACTAATCAAAACAGTCAGTTGAAGGAGATACTTAAAGTGTTACGTTCTCAACTAAACATTGA GCACGATAAGGAAAATAAGGCAGCAGCGGCTAATTAG
- the Hmgcr gene encoding 3-hydroxy-3-methylglutaryl-coenzyme A reductase encodes MTTRLFRAHGEFCATHPWEVIVATLTLAACMLTVDQQHPAPPPKPTLRYCAECLQEAEYNAADLIVMTLIRCLAVLYCYYQFCNLEKLGSKYILGIAGLFTVFSSFVFTSTVLNLLWIDVSDLKDALFFFLLLIDLSKAAMLAQSALSASNQEEVKSNIARGMAVLGPTITLDTIVETLVIGVGTLSGVHRLEMLSYFACLSVLVNYIVFMTFYPACLSLILELSRTTNIYGNKQSLIARALKEEDHKSNPVVQRVKLIMSAGLMLVHARSRWPFKEDDVENIRPLVVEQHMTLNRTEDTTLHEYIMKWVTVSADHIVILILLLALVVKFVFFENKEELAEQLRAHISTESVDPGKKDNRFKMPLIKTQSFFLTNNTKEDSACEDKEVQTDIGRLESEFEKLPAGNDVSVKTCRSLEECLKIYNDSNLGGAALSDDEVILLVKNKHIPAYQIEKAVDDPERGVGIRRKILAREGNFSEALTDLPFRNYDYAKVMGACCENVIGYMPVPVGYAGPLNLDGRHVYVPMATTEGCLVASTNRGCRALLDCGVTSRVVSDGMTRGPVVRFPSITKASEAMSWMKCSQNFEAMKQQFDSSSRFARLSKLLIKIAGRHLFVRFEAKTGDAMGMNMVSKGTEMSLKYVQKQFPEMEILSLSGNFCTDKKPAAVNWIEGRGKSVVCEAIIPSEIVKKVLKTSTPALVDVNNSKNMIGSAVAGSIGGFNAHAANIVTAIYIATGQDPAQNIGSSNCMTLMEPWGETGEDLYVSCTMPSIEIGTVGGGTVLPAQSSCLEMLRVKGSHPDCPGENASQLARIVCGTVLAGELSLMAALTAGHLVRSHLRHNRSTTTIPEEFSQNRYHIPPCKDI; translated from the exons ATGACGACACGATTATTTCGCGCGCATGGGGAATTCTGTGCCACACATCCCTGGGAAGTTATTGTAGCCACACTTACCCTTGCAGCATGCATGTTGACAGTGGATCAACAACATCCGGCACCACCCCCGAAGCCCACCCTCAGATACTGCGCGGAGTGTCTGCAAGAG GCTGAATATAATGCGGCTGACCTGATTGTGATGACATTAATACGCTGCTTGGCCGTCCTGTACTGTTATTACCAGTTTtgtaatttggaaaaattaggaTCGAAATATATTTTGG gaATAGCCGGTTTATTCACCGTTTTTTCGAGTTTCGTTTTTACATCGACTGTCCTGAATCTGTTGTGGATCGATGTATCAGATTTGAA GGATGCACTGTTTTTCTTTCTCCTGCTGATCGATTTATCGAAAGCGGCGATGTTGGCTCAGTCAGCTTTAAGCGCTTCTAATCAGGAAGAAGTTAAAAGCAACATTGCACGAGGGATGGCCGTTTTGGGACCAACAATTACTTTAGATACAATCGTGGAAACTCTAGTCATTGGCGTCGGGACCCTGTCAG GTGTTCATCGCCTTGAAATGCTTTCATATTTCGCATGCCTTTCAGTTTTAGTTAATTATATAGTTTTTATGACATTTTATCCGGCCTGCTTATCATTAATATTAGAG TTGTCGCgaacaacaaatatttatgGTAATAAGCAGTCGCTAATCGCGCGGGCCCTAAAGGAGGAAGATCACAAATCAAACCCTGTGGTCCAGAGGGTTAAATTGATAATGTCAGCAGGGCTGATGCTAGTACATGCTCGCAG TCGGTGGCCCTTTAAAGAGGATGACGTGGAAAATATTAGACCTCTAGTCGTCGAGCAACACATGACTTTAAATCGCACGGAGGACACAACCTTGCATGAATATATTATGAA ATGGGTCACTGTTAGTGCCGACCACATTGTCATTCTCATCCTCCTTCTGGCCCTAGTAGTGAAAttcgtatttttcgaaaataaggAAGAACTGGCCGAGCAACTCCGCGCTCACATATCCACGGAGAGTGTCGATCCCGGAAAAAAGGACAATCGATTTAAAATGCCCTTGATCAAAACCCAGTCCTTCTTCCTAACTAACAATACTAAAGAAGACTCGGCCTGCGAAGACAAAGAAGTACAAACAGACATTGGACGCTTAGAGTCCGAATTCGAGAAACTACCAGCGGGAAACGACGTGTCCGTGAAAACATGCCGCAGCCTGGaggaatgtttgaaaatatacAACGATTCGAATTTAGGCGGAGCGGCATTGAGCGATGATGAAGTTATTTTACTcgttaaaaacaaacacatCCCTGCCTACCAAATAGAGAAGGCTGTCGATGATCCCGAACGCGGAGTGGGAATACGGAGAAAAATTTTGGCTCGTGAGGGAAATTTTTCCGAGGCTCTCACAGATTTGCCGTTCAGGAATTACGATTACGCCAAA GTAATGGGCGCGTGTTGTGAAAACGTTATCGGCTACATGCCGGTGCCGGTTGGTTACGCGGGCCCTCTGAATCTGGACGGGCGACATGTTTACGTGCCCATGGCCACCACCGAGGGGTGTTTGGTCGCAAGTACAAATAGGGGCTGTCGGGCGCTTTTGGACTGTGGGGTCACCAGCAGGGTTGTAAGCGATGGCATGACTCGAGGGCCAGTCGTGCGGTTTCCCTCTATAACGAAAGCCAG CGAAGCTATGTCTTGGATGAAATGCTCACAAAACTTCGAAGCCATGAAGCAACAATTTGACTCAAGTAGCAGATTTGCAAGACTGTCAAAATTGTTAATCAAAATCGCAGGTCGGCACTTGTTCGTCCGCTTTGAAGCAAAGACGGGAGATGCGATGGGGATGAACATGGTATCGAAAGGAACCGAAATGTCCCTGAAGTATGTCCAGAAACAGTTCCCCGAAATGGAAATTCTCAGTCTTAGTGGTAATTTCTGCACGGACAAGAAGCCGGCAGCCGTCAATTG GATCGAAGGCAGAGGCAAGTCTGTCGTCTGCGAGGCGATCATTCCGTCTGAGATTGTGAAAAAAGTATTAAAGACAAGCACACCCGCCCTTGTCGACGTGAACAACTCGAAAAATATGATCGGCTCGGCGGTCGCTGGCAGCATAGGTGGGTTTAACGCTCACGCCGCTAATATAGTGACTGCGATATACATAGCGACCGGTCAAGATCCCGCACAAAACATCGGCAGCAGTAACTGCATGACTTTAATGGAACCGTGGGGAGAAACGGGCGAAGACTTGTACGTGTCCTGCACAATGCCATCCATAGAAATTGGGACTGTTGGCGGCGGCACTGTTCTCCCCGCACAGTCCTCCTGCTTAGAGATGTTACGAGTCAAGGGCTCGCACCCAGACTGTCCCGGGGAGAACGCAAGCCAGCTCGCACGGATTGTCTGTGGCACCGTGCTAGCCGGAGAGCTGTCTCTCATGGCTGCACTCACAGCGGGTCATTTAGTCAGAAGTCACCTTAGACATAATAGGTCCACAACCACAATACCTGAAGAATTTAGTCAGAATAGGTATCACATTCCTCCTTGTAAAGATATCTAA
- the LOC103313003 gene encoding uncharacterized protein LOC103313003 isoform X2: MYLHRLLHLITMDNEEERPADVEGLAVVEGPVDIEGPVDVEGPADAEGPAHVEGPAHVEGPADVEGPADAEGPAHVEGPADVEGPADAEGPAHVEGPANVEGPADVGLEEPPMLDLAAAFENLKIEGSFLSSPLEESVALMTEEVASSTSATDCKVVSKAEETGSVTDMTESKTTSDESFKTAGDMVEETTTSSEVEETSNTAKAEDVVPGSDPSIRVGNVIEEATTSELNTTLTEGAEIVAKTDSSIRVGSMIEEATTSGGDIKTEEMVPILPSNSGVSVVAQATASTANMGDFEDTEKMVSNTGRSKSADSMVVEATDSTANIAELDEMLSAILPSRSIDSMVVQTTASTANVSDLRDFLHRSREHANASTQKFLAVPPSPGISDYDLYQHLLKSSPTTSNQQLPSYQKYLVKKLEVNSLRKKIAYITMELLQKEAELIKIRPDYVITQPIKIKTELKENGSGNNELDEAYKKIANLSDENKKYVNDLKELQNKCESTLNNFSLLKESHSKLENELQLVKEDNVKLSESLRQYDEVMNELCKKNKTMREMYDKEFEKRTRLEAEIKNLTLEGFNGANEMAENRFKAKIQEVTNQNSQLKEILKVLRSQLNIEHDKENKAAAAN, from the exons ATGTATTTACATAGATTACTACATCTGA TCACAATGGATAACGAGGAAGAAAGGCCTGCTGATGTCGAAGGGCTTGCTGTTGTCGAAGGACCTGTTGATATCGAAGGACCTGTTGATGTCGAAGGGCCTGCTGATGCCGAAGGACCTGCTCATGTCGAAGGGCCTGCTCATGTCGAAGGGCCTGCTGATGTCGAAGGGCCTGCTGATGCCGAAGGACCTGCTCATGTCGAAGGGCCTGCTGATGTCGAAGGGCCTGCTGATGCCGAAGGACCTGCTCATGTCGAAGGGCCTGCTAATGTTGAAGGGCCTGCTGATGTCGGCCTTGAAGAGCCTCCG ATGCTTGATTTGGCGGCTGCCTTCGAGAACCTGAAGATTGAAGGGAGTTTCCTAAGCAGTCCACTTGAA GAGTCTGTAGCTTTGATGACCGAAGAAGTGGCCTCTTCTACATCTGCTACCGACTGTAAAGTTGTTTCTAAAGCAGAAGAGACGGGAAGTGTTACAGATATGACAGAATCCAAGACCACGTCAGATGAATCTTTTAAAACTGCTGGTGATATGGTGGAGGAAACAACTACGTCAAGTGAAGTAGAGGAAACGTCGAATACTGCTAAAGCGGAAGACGTGGTACCTGGTTCTGACCCTTCTATAAGAGTTGGTAATGTGATAGAGGAAGCAACTACTTCAGAGTTGAATACAACTTTAACTGAAGGAGCGGAGATTGTAGCAAAAACTGATTCTTCTATAAGAGTTGGTAGTATGATAGAGGAAGCAACTACGTCAGGAGGTGATATCAAAACAGAAGAGATGGTACCTATTCTCCCGTCGAATAGTGGTGTTAGCGTGGTAGCTCAAGCGACTGCCTCAACAGCGAATATGGGCGATTTCGAAGATACGGAAAAAATGGTGTCCAATACTGGGCGGTCGAAAAGTGCTGATAGTATGGTGGTCGAAGCCACTGACTCAACTGCAAATATTGCAGAACTAGATGAAATGTTATCCGCAATTCTTCCGTCTAGGAGTATTGATAGCATGGTGGTGCAAACAACTGCCTCAACAGCGAATGTTAGCGATCTCAGAGACTTTCTCCATCGAAGCAGAGAACATGCCAATGCTTCCACACAG aaatttttagcAGTGCCTCCGTCACCGGGAATTTCGGATTATGATCTCTATCAACATTTGTTAAAATCG TCTCCAACAACATCAAACCAACAGTTGCCtagttatcaaaaatatttggtcaaGAAACTAGAAGTTAATTCTTTgcgcaaaaaaattgcttatatAACTATGGAACTTCTTCAAAAAGAAGCagaattgattaaaataagaCCAGACTATGTCATAACACAACCCATAAAAATAAAGACTGAATTGAAGGAGAATGGAAGTGGTAACAATGAATTAGATGAagcctacaaaaaaattgcaaacttgtcagacgaaaacaaaaaatacgtaaatgATTTGAAAGAgcttcaaaataaatgtgaGTCAACCTTGAACAATTTCTCATTACTCAAAGAAAGTCACTCGAAACTTGAAAACGAACTTCAATTGGTGAAAGAGGATAATGTGAAATTAAG cGAAAGTTTGCGTCAATATGATGAAGTTATGAACGagctttgtaaaaaaaataaaacaatgcgAGAGATGTATGACAAGGAATTTGAGAAGAGAACTAGGCTTGAAGCAGAAATAAAGAATCTAACACTAGA GGGATTTAACGGGGCGAATGAAATGGCAGAAAATAGATTTAAGGCGAAAATACAAGAAGTCACTAATCAAAACAGTCAGTTGAAGGAGATACTTAAAGTGTTACGTTCTCAACTAAACATTGA GCACGATAAGGAAAATAAGGCAGCAGCGGCTAATTAG